The sequence AAGTACCCAGGAAGGATATTTTATGGTCTCCTGGTTTTACATGTTGTAATAAAAGTAATTTGGACTTTTACTTGCACCCAAGCCTGAATTCAAACCTCAATAATGCCATTTATTTGCTGTGATCTTGGTTGGTTCATAGAATATTTAAAGTTGAAGTTACCTTACAAGTGAAATGGTGATAGAATTACCTCCCAGCACGATTGTGAGGATCGAGTAAGACAGTGCCTGTGAATGCACCTACCACAGCATTGAATCCCTGCTCCCGGAGTTACCTGCTTACATGCAGTCCCCAGATACTGGAATACGTGCACAGCCTTTGCACAGTACCATAGGAATGATACCAtcattccagaactttccattATTTGAGTACTAGGTGAATTAAACTCTTACAGAATTCAACAAGGTTCTCTTGGTACAATAGAGCTTGGGAAGGAGTTGGATTGTCTAGGAGAACCTGCTAAAGGAACTGGGACCTCTGCATAACTTATAGAATACTTTATGAAATAAGATGGAAATAGGCAAAATGAACATAGGATCAGAGTAGGAAGGGCAAGCTTCTGCTTggacactttaaaaaagaaaaccctttcaGATTTTTCTCCCTTTGACTTAAGTCTTGAATGAAAAACATGACCATTCACCTCaggaattaacatttaaatgcaGTATTTGCAATTTGGTAAATATCTCTTTACCTATTAAGAGCCACTTTTGAATGATTTCTTCCAGTTGAAATAAACTGGCTATAATAactattataaaacaaacaaacaaaaaaaatcacagagatcACCCAGGAAATTACTTTCTTCagctcatttcttaaaatttaatgatataTGTCACAAAAATATTTGAGACAGCTTAAATCCAAAtgtgaataaatagaaatattttaaaagaaataacgaGAGAGAGGAATTGATGGAAAAGGTCATTCTAAGCAAAATTGTCTAATGGCttgctataaatattatttttattaatgtgattcCAATTAGACTTTGATATTGCTATCATCAAAGCTGATAGCAAAATACAGCATTACTCATTATCAATACAAGAAAATACACCATTTTTCAGCAGACCTAATCCCTGACAAGAATGTTTTCTGGTGGATAATAGTgaaagaatgaacattttttttaaatcacggTTTAACATCAAATGCAAATGTTTCCCTAGGAATCATTGCTAGGGACTTGTCCATTTTTAAAGTGCAGTGCTCTTATTTTATAGTTAAGCAAGCTACAACTAGGGCAGATAAAGTGACTTCACATCTCGAATTCTTTATTTTCACAGATGATACCCGGAGACCAGACGGGAGAAGGAAATTTATCTTCAGTCGTGGAGTTTGTCCTTCTAGGGTTTTCTGACCTTCCAAACTTCCAGGGACTtctatttggaattttctttctcatctacATATTCATCTTAACAGGAAATGGTCTTATCATACTAATTACGAGGGTGGACTCTGTTCTTCAAACacccatgtatttctttcttgcAAATTTTTCCTCCTTGGAAATCTGTTATGTGTCTGTCACTCTCCCCAGGATTCTGGTCAATCTTTGGACTCAGGATAGAAGCATTTCCATGCTGGGCTGTGCCACTCAAATGTGCTTCTTCCTTATGCTCGGAGCCACTGAATGTTTCCTGCTGGcagtgatggcctatgaccgctatgtggccatttgTAACCCTCTGCACTACCCTCTAGTCATGAACCACGAGTTGTGCCTCCAGCTGGCTGCCGGTGCCTGGATCGGTGGAATTCCAGTCCAGATAGGACAAACGTGTCAGGTGTTCTCCCTGCCTTTTTGCGGTTCTAATCAAATCAAACACTTCTTCTGTGACATCCCCCCGTTGATCAAGCTGGCCTGTGGGGACACCTCACTTAATGAAATGTGTGTCTATGTAGTTGCTATATTATTTGCCATGATTCCTTTTCTACTTATACTAGGCTCTTATGTGAAAATTATTTCCACCATCCTGAAGTTTCCCTCAGCCAGGGGCCGGTCTAAAGCTTTCTCCACGTGTTCTTCCCATCTCATTGTGgtgcttttgttctttgggtcgGCTTCCATCACCTACTTAAGGCCCAAATCCAGCCATTCTGCAGGAACTGACAAACTGCTCTCTCTTTTCTACACCATAGTGACTCCGATGTTTAACCCCATGATATACAGCCTCAGGAACAAGGACGTGATTGCAGCCCTGAAAAGACTATTACTCAAGAAAAGAGTGTGAGCATCTTACAGATcacttttttaataaatttttctcatggttatcacagaaatataatttaatgtcTCTCTATTCATGTTTATGATGGCAATGTTCAGAATTACTATGTAATCCTTTGcagttatgtatttgagagttcTGGCCTGAAGTCACTTGTGGCTTCTTCTTTAACAAGACAATTAATCAATTCTCAAATATTCTATTctttaagacaatttttttccACAGCATATTATAATTTAcctacctttaaaatttttagataatttcaactgttagaattgtttttaaagaagtgtgGAAGAAATAGGGCCGACCTTTcctatttgtcaaatatttacaaatatcagGCTGTAATTCCCACCTGTATCTATGACCCATTCATTTCTTTGTGATAGGTTTACACTAGATGTGTGCTGAGGAAGTGAACACaagacaaattatttatttttttttaatttctttttttttaattatttatttatttatttatttatttatttccagcataacagtattcattatttttgcaccacaccccgtgctccatgcaatccgtgccctctataatacccaccacctggtaccccaacctcccaccccccgtcccttcaaaaccctcagattgtttttcagagtccatagtctctcatggttcacctccccttccaatttcccccaactcccttctccactctaagtccccatgtcctccatgctatttgttatgctccacaaataagtgaaaccgtatgataattgactctctctgcttgacttatttcactcagcataatctcttccagtcccgtccatgttgctacaaaaattgggtacacaagataaattatatatcatattttaaattgtaaacagaaattaaaagcaaaatgaaaatctttaattaTATACACTTTCTCAGTATTAGTTAAGAAAATGTTTCCATGTGTATCCAGAGAAAGTCAAACATCTGACTTGGCCCTATCACTtcgttttaaatatttttcatggtGGGTTGGGGAACAGAGTAactgtgtgatgggcattaaggagaatACTTGATgaaaagagcactgggtgtttcatgcaactgatgaatcgctaaactctacctctgaaactagtaatgcACTATACGTTAATTAAttgaccaaaataaaataaaataaaataatttcatcattGTGCTTTATACCtgtttctgaaatgtatttttaacttctcagAATTCTTTGCCACCGCTTATTTGAATTATCAAAGTTgcagtgaaaaataaatctacgacttttttttaatagtgagccacccaggcaccccagtttatGACTTTTTTCACACTTAATTTAAAGAACCCATTTGAAACTGTAAAGGGGAGAAAACAAGAAGCAAAGTTTCATACACAATTACTTAATATCACAAATAGTAATATGTACATATCTAAGATGCCCAACATGTCTTCCTACAAGTTATAATTAAATTAGTGTAACAGTGGCTAATCTTTCCCATTTTATCCTTGtctcatttctataaaataaagctCTTTTACTGGAAAGTGCAGGTAAAATCAAGATCTAATCAATCATAAATATCTTAAGGGTAAGAAGATTTAGGGCATTTATTAACATGTACTTAACACCCACTTCTCTGTTTTGAATGTGCAACTCAGAGGATACTCAGTCTTTATTTCTAAACATTCTTGTTAATACTTGACTGTTTCATTTACCCAACAATTATGCCACTTTATAAGTTTTGTTATCCTTGTAGATATTTGTCCCTTCAGATTAGGTCCTTTTTATAAGGATTTGCATCTTAATTACAACATTTGATACAAAAGTTTGAATCTTCATTTTTAGAGACTTGCATTTTAAACTTCCACAGTTAACATGATGCTCtatgtcatctttttttaaaagtatgtataaGTATAAATACCTTAACCtacttcatgtattttcttgCATGTATCAGGAATTAAACATATTCTCCATTGTAATAAAGATGAGGGTGTTGAAGATAATTACAATATTTATGAGaatgctattttgttttcttctttgataatCACATGCTATGGTATAATGAAAACATTAGTACAGGaatcaagatttttatttctaatttacctTAAATATGCATCCTTGAGAGACTCTGTTGTTATTTGTATCAACTActctgtctataaaatggaaataatgtttCATATCACAATCCCACTGTAATATTATGAACACATAATCATGATCTTGGATCCAAAAAATCTTGTTGAAAATTCaagaatttgggggcacctgggtggctcagtgggttaaagcctctgccttcagctcaggtcatgatcccagagtcctgggatcaagccccgcatccggctctctgctcaacagagagcctgcttcccttctctctctgcctgcctctctgcctacttgtgatctctgtctgtcaaataaataaataaaatcttaaaaaaaaaaagaaaattcaagaattttGGAGAAggaggcatttgacaaaatctagttTTCTAGTGAATGAAGGctgcacatatttttttaatagagagtgagagtgtaagaggggaggggcagaaagaaaaagagagagaattttttttctttttaaagattttatttattattagagtgcatgcatgagagagagtgagtgagagagagtgaggaagcaTGAgttgggaggggaggcagaaggagagggagaagcagactccccactgagctaggagccagttgcaggctccatcccaggaacctgatgtgatgacctgagccaagggcagatgcttaaccaactgagccagccaggcaccccaagagagaaaatcttaagcagactccaagctcagcacagagcctgacctggggcttgatctcaggacctgagatcatgagctgagctgaactCAAGGGTCCGACAGTCTACCGACTgaaacacccagatgcccctgcactattttttttttttttaaggctgcacATTTAaacatggaaattattttaactgCCACTATGTTAATACAAATCCTTCTATAATAGCCTTCAAATTTCCCTGCCTTTTTAAACCTTTGGGCAGAATCTATTTTGCTTTGGCTTCTCAAATCATACACCAGAAAATATTTGGGCTCCTGGGCCTATCACAGTTTCCAGACATGGAATATCACTTAACTTTCTATCAACTCTCCAtatcacattattttcttctacGCCATATCTCTTCTTGCTTCTAGTCAACTGATTTTCAGAGTATAAGCCtctagaaatgttttcttttttttttttttaagattttatttatttatttgacagagcgaaatcataagtaggcagagaggcaggcagagagagagaggaggaagcaggctccctgccaggcagagagcccgatgtgggactcaatctcagaaccctgagatcatgacctgagccgaaggcagaggcttaacccactgagccacccaggcaccctagaaatgttttctaattaattactttcattttttctaatGAATTTTTCCCATTGTCATCTATTATCTTCCTCATCATAGTGAAAGAAAGCAGATTGTCAAATTAGTCACCTGATTTTACTTGTGATTCTAAATGTGATCccacttgaaaaacaaaagaacaaagcttTCCTgaagtctcttttccttttattttgatttaggaTATGGAACAGTTTCCTAATGTTTACATATGCTTTCAGTACAGAAATCAAATGTATGGAGAAGCCTATTGATTTATTAATGGACTCTAGGACTctctgttttagaaatattttgattgCCATAGAATAATGACCCTCAAagaaacatcacacacacactcacacacacacacacacacacacacacacacacatatacccacatacacacacacacacaaattcacaCAGGCATGAGTAGTTGTGTAAATAAATGTCTgtcataaagaagaaaagtcaacTTCTTAGAATTGTGAATGaattaacacaatttaaaaataaataaaagtttatcttGACAAGAAAGGTATTTGTAATTTACAAAGCACATCTATTTGCTGcacattattatatttaaaaactagtGGGACAAATAAATTTTCAGCATATAATTATCACTGTAAGTGGttcctgttttcttgtttgtttcagatttttacttaaatttcagtcagttaatatatagtgtatactTTGTAGGTTGACTCGTTAAGTGAGAAAATAATTGTTGATACTGTTCACAGATTTTGGGAAGAAGCTATGGAACTTCACTATCCAGCAAAAAATAATCACAGTGCTCCAAGAACATAGCTCTTATTTGCCCTTCTATAAAAATGTTAGATTTGATGACATCTattagagttattttttaaatgttttcacctTTGGTATATCTTCtatctaaacttttttttccctatattaGTCAGGAGGgacaatgaaaatggaaagaatttttataaCTTCCTCACTTCATTCCACATATAATAGCTTCAGGAATTATATAATTTCTGCTTGGAAATTTTCCTGGCATTTTTTATTGTTCATATTAtgcttctattttattaatttgttcttataGCCAATGATTTACatcatatttttagttttgatatgTTCATATGAAATGAGTAGAACTGACTTTTTCACTTATGGACTAAAACTTTAAAAGCAAATGCAATCTTCagcacattcttttttaattggaaGTACTGGTGACAGGTCATGGTTCCTTAGAGATCTGTTGCCTGCATACACAAGGATTCTTAGGCATAAATACTGACAATTAATAAGGTTAATTACATTAGTACAAATAGAGAAACAATACAAACAATGAATCGTAATGATTTTCCTCAGATACAATGAAGACATATTTATGAATACATATTCACATTTCATGATTACATGAATAACACATGCTTATTGCAATAAACTATAAATATCAgtaaaacaaaggagaaaataatagaatattttacCCTAATATACCCATAATTTACATTGATGATCATATTTTTGTTGATCACTTCcagtatgtgtgtatattgtaTACAAGTTAGGTGGGTATGCAAGTTAGGTGTGTAATATCTGTGTTTTTataacagatatatatttttaaagattttacttatgtatgtatttgagagagagagagcatgagcaagtagggagagaggcagagaagagagaatcttttttttttttttaagatttaattaatttatttatttgacagagagagatcacaagtaggcagagaggcaggcagagagagaggggggaaacaggctccctgctgagcagagagcccgatgcgggactcgatcccagaaccctgagatcatgacctgagctgaaggcagcggcctaacccactgagccacccaggcgccccgagaaaagagaatcttaaacagattcCAATCCTAGTGCTGAGGcttatgcggggcttgatcccaccactgGGAGTTCACAACTCAAGTGAAGCCATAATCCAGTgttcaaccaattgagccacccaggtgcccctatagtagatatattttataaaattttattccttttccctaATTTTCCCATCACACTATCATCTCTAGAAAAGTATATTGAACATACATTCCCATAACTTTCTCACCTCTTTTTATTAcaggcaaatattttattttatttttttttaagatttatttatttgacagagagagatctcaagtaggcagagaggcaggcaaagagagagagaggaggaacaggctccctgctgagcagagagcctgatgcgggatttgatctaaggaccctgagatcatgacttaagccgaaggcagagatttaacccactgagccacccaggcaacacacaggcaaatattttaataacaatatttACTTTTATCAAATCATAAAACTGTATTACATAGAAATGGTTAATCTGGTAGTAGCATAAATTGTGTTTAATATTGATTGGTATTAGTGCACCAATAGTTTATAAAACTATGTTTCCAGTGAAAGGtgcatttttctttaatgatttcttGTAGAGTCATTGCAagagatacatatttatttattttaatgtttgttgtCGAGCCAGTTCTTAAAGCAAAAGCAACTCTCAAAAGCAACTCTGCGGAAATGAATGATATGGTTTTCCGTAAGTGAAACAACAAAGCCCATATTACAACTAAGTTCATTACATTGAATCTTGTCAAAAgttcttactgaaaaaaaaaaaaaaaagttcttactgagagaggaaaataaaacatgagaaaaCTATGAAATTACCAATGGAATGACTTGTTATTTGATAAAATGTGCACAAATATATGTTTTGACACATTAGAACATtacaagtaatttttaatttagaaaaaagttaCCATTGTATAGACAGAtattagaaattaatataaatatctgttgaaatcTCAACACCAATACATAAAGAATCAATTCCTGCAAGTATCACATTTTTAATGAAGTGAATTATTTACGTAGCAATCTTCTCAATGCCTTTATGACTTCCTTGTTCCTTAGACTGTATATGAGGGGATTAAACATGGGAGTCACAATAGtgtagaaaagagaaagcactttGTCAGTCCCTGCTGAGTGACTGGTTTTGGGTCTTAAATAGGTAATAATGGCTGATCCAAAGAACAACACCACAACCATAAGATGCGATGAACAGGTGGAGAAGGCTTTGGCCTGACTTGTGGCTGATGGCAATTTAAGGATTGTGGAGATGATTTTGCCATAGGAAATAAGTATCAAAAGAAAGGGAGCCGTGACAATCAACACAGCAACTATGTAGACCATCATTTCATTCACAAATGTGTCCCCACAAGCAAGCTTGAGTATTGGGGGGATGTCACAGAAGAAGTGGTCAATTAAATTAGAGCCACAAAAGGGCAGAGAAAAAATCTGGAATGTCTGCCCTATCTGGACTGGAATTCCACTGACCCAAGAGCCAGCCACCAGCTGGATGCAAAATTTGTGGTTCATGACTAGAGGGTAGTGCAGAGGGTTAcaaatggccacatagcggtcataggccatcactgTCAGAAGAAGGCACTCTGTGGCTCCCAACACAAGAACACAGCACATCTGTGTAGCACAAGCAACTAAAGAAATTGTTCTTCTCTGGGTCCAAAGGTTCATAAGCATTCTGGGGAGAGTAACAGAAACATAACAgatttccaaaaaggaaaaattgccGAGGAAAAAGTACATAGGGGTCTGGAGAGCAGGATCCAATTTTGTTATTAGAAATATGATACCATTACTCATCACAATAACAATATAGATGACTAGGAAAATTCCAAATAGAAGCCACTGGAGATGGGGAACATCAGCAAAGTCCAAGAGAACAAATTCTATCAATTCAGtcagattttcttcttgtgattttcCTTGGTGTTTCATCTGTGGAAAGGGTCAATTTAGCatgtactttattttactttaatgcaTCAGTACCTATTCTCTAAATTGTATTAGAGTATCTACATTGGTTTTCATAATCACTGTAATAGTttctaatttaataatattactaTTCGTGTAATTCTCACTTTCTCAGTTTGGATCCTGTGGATTATCACTGTACACACTCCCTTGAAATTTCCTTTAAGATCATCCCATATACTTTCTGAATACAGCCCAGGATAAACCAAACTATGCCTTGCTCAGCACAGACACTGGAAACATTGGCAATCACTGAAAACAGATCTCCTGCTATGCCATATGATCCTATTCTTAATTACATTCCTTGACGATGCTATTGTACTTTCCTATGGTTTCCTCTACCACACTTCTGTAGAACTACATCAGACTTTGTCTTCCCCATATATTTTCAACTGCCTAATTGAACTCTTCAATATCCTCTTATcactttatttcttctcatttattttcttattacagTTAATATCATTAggaaatttacaaaaaaatagaGGAGTATTTTATCACACATAGGGAAATAAGACAAATGTTTTTGGTAGGATACCAAATGGGGACTATAAAAGGGTTTCATTCAGGAGAAGTTGCCTGGGAGCATGGATAcagatacaaataataaaaagggtGACCCTGGGAAAACAAGGATAGCCTAGAGTGTATTCTTTCcttgtgggtatgtgtgtggggtgtgggggtgggaggtatgGGTCTGTGTGCTGTGTGATCTCCACTATCTTTTGTTCCTcaaaaaacacttgacaaaacAGTTTCTAAACTCACTTCTCAGAGATAAGAATATTGAGACTTACTAATGATAGATAATGTGATCATGTATACATAGGTGTTATGATTACAAGTCACTgcttcttttctaaatattttatttatttatttgagatagagagagaatcaggagaggggcagagggagagggagagaaagaatcccaaacagattGTGCCAGGCTCATATTCTGATGTGGGaatcaatctcacaaccctgagatcatgacctgagccaaaaccaagagtcagatgctaaaccagctgaagcacccaggtgcaccagtggcttatttatttattttttttagttggaCTTGAGTTTAAATCCTAACTTCATGATTTATTATCTGTGTGACATTAAGCaatcatttagattttttaaagttgctttcttatttgtgataattaaatgagataatattggTAAAATTACCTATcaattttattctgatttattaTTAGTTATGGTCTTATAACTATAATTAATATGCTATGAGTATGGTAATATGTTCTTAAGTCCTTAGTCTTAAGGTCGTAACACATTGTTTAGCAAAATTGTGTTTAATACAATTATTGCATTACTTGTTGGTCATCATgtctattttttcattctttcctttcatcaAGCCCAGGACG comes from Mustela erminea isolate mMusErm1 chromosome 9, mMusErm1.Pri, whole genome shotgun sequence and encodes:
- the LOC116599923 gene encoding olfactory receptor 10AG1-like; this translates as MIPGDQTGEGNLSSVVEFVLLGFSDLPNFQGLLFGIFFLIYIFILTGNGLIILITRVDSVLQTPMYFFLANFSSLEICYVSVTLPRILVNLWTQDRSISMLGCATQMCFFLMLGATECFLLAVMAYDRYVAICNPLHYPLVMNHELCLQLAAGAWIGGIPVQIGQTCQVFSLPFCGSNQIKHFFCDIPPLIKLACGDTSLNEMCVYVVAILFAMIPFLLILGSYVKIISTILKFPSARGRSKAFSTCSSHLIVVLLFFGSASITYLRPKSSHSAGTDKLLSLFYTIVTPMFNPMIYSLRNKDVIAALKRLLLKKRV
- the LOC116600210 gene encoding LOW QUALITY PROTEIN: olfactory receptor 10AG1-like (The sequence of the model RefSeq protein was modified relative to this genomic sequence to represent the inferred CDS: substituted 1 base at 1 genomic stop codon), whose amino-acid sequence is MLNXPFPQMKHQGKSQEENLTELIEFVLLDFADVPHLQWLLFGIFLVIYIVIVMSNGIIFLITKLDPALQTPMYFFLGNFSFLEICYVSVTLPRMLMNLWTQRRTISLVACATQMCCVLVLGATECLLLTVMAYDRYVAICNPLHYPLVMNHKFCIQLVAGSWVSGIPVQIGQTFQIFSLPFCGSNLIDHFFCDIPPILKLACGDTFVNEMMVYIVAVLIVTAPFLLILISYGKIISTILKLPSATSQAKAFSTCSSHLMVVVLFFGSAIITYLRPKTSHSAGTDKVLSLFYTIVTPMFNPLIYSLRNKEVIKALRRLLRK